One stretch of Astatotilapia calliptera chromosome 3, fAstCal1.2, whole genome shotgun sequence DNA includes these proteins:
- the LOC113015252 gene encoding butyrophilin subfamily 1 member A1-like yields MISGTVAIGVGLIGYAFCTWYNRRNIESEESTENCLPFSADAGQNEDTRVSPRCGGPAASVSEVQAVRTCSPGMPDNGSLEEKNAVIHTLKKQKVELEEHRDQLTQHLKRNEEEKKENKMNLQQKIGPSPPLIAVAGDGIVLPCQLEPPVDAVQMTIEWGKPDLNPRFVFVRHNGQELQTDQNTAYKGRVSLTIDKLKHGDVSLKLSKVKVSDSGRYRCYIPQQSKEYFVELLVGASSQPGVNLAGLDKASSGVMLECKSAGWYPEPEVIWMDGDGNHLSAGPTETLRGPDDLYTVSSRVTVEKRHNNNFTCRVQQRKTNQTRETHIHVPDDFFVVPASCVVAVTFNVIFCLIFVLAVAIFMWKTR; encoded by the exons ATGATATCAG GTACTGTGGCAATTGGTGTGGGTCTTATTGGATATGCTTTCTGTACTTGGTACAACAGGAGAAACATAG AATCAGAGGAATCAACAGAGAATTGTTTACCGTTTTCTGCGGATGCAGGACAAAATGAAGACACAAGAGTGTCTCCAC GTTGCGGTGGCCCAGCAGCAAGTGTTTCTGAGGTGCAGGCAGTCAGGACATGTTCACCAGGAATGCCCGACAATGGAT CTTTGGAGGAGAAAAATGCAGTGATTCATACCCTGAAGAAACAAAAGGTGGAGCTTGAGGAACACAGAGATCAACTTACACAGCATCTTAAAAGgaatgaagaagagaaaaaggagaacAAAATGAATCTTCAACAA AAGATCGGTCCATCTCCGCCATTAATAGCAGTGGCTGGTGACGGCATTGTTTTGCCATGCCAGCTGGAACCTCCTGTGGATGCTGTTCAGATGACAATTGAGTGGGGAAAACCTGATTTGAACCCcagatttgtgtttgtgcgGCATAATGGACAGGAGCTTCAGACTGATCAAAACACAGCCTACAAGGGAAGAGTGTCACTGACCATCGATAAGCTAAAGCACGGAGATGTTTCACTGAAGCTGTCCAAAGTGAAAGTCTCTGATAGTGGAAGATACAGATGTTACATTCCACAACAGAGTAAAGAATATTTTGTTGAGCTTCTAGTTG GCGCTTCCTCCCAACCTGGTGTCAACTTAGCAGGACTCGATAAAGCGAGCAGCGGAGTGATGTTGGAGTGTAAGTCTGCAGGATGGTATCCAGAGCCTGAAGTAATATGGATGGACGGTGATGGAAACCACCTCTCTGCTGGACCTACAGAGACCCTCAGAGGTCCCGATGACCTCTATActgtcagcagcagagtgactgtAGAAAAGAGACATAACAACAACTTCACCTGCAGAGTCCAACAGAGGAAAACCAACCagaccagagaaacacacatacatgttccag atgATTTCTTCGTGGTTCCAGCAAGTTGTGTTGTTGCTGTCACCTTTAATGTGATTTTCTGCCTCATATTTGTTCTTGCAGTCGCTATTTTTATGTGGAAAACA AGATGA